From the Oscillospiraceae bacterium genome, the window GTCCGTGCGGTGGCCCACGAGAATTAATATCAGATAAAAAAAACGGCGTATTGTTTCCCGTTAAAGATCAGTACGCTCTTGAAACAGCAATTACTGGTATCATTGCTGATAGCAAGTATGCCGATTCTCTTGGCAAACAAGCTGCTAATATTCTGGATATAGCAGATCCAACTACTGTGTACAATATATGGGATGATTATTTAAGCAAAGTATAAACTTATATTCTTGAAAGGCGATCGAACTATTCATGAGTAAGCTTAAACATATTGTAGATATCGTAGTTAATGGCTCTAAAGGTCTTGACGGACAGAAAGCGCGTGAAGCGGAAAGAGAACGTAGAATCATATTGACTGCTTTTACCGGTGCTGTTGCAAAAGCAATAGCTACAGCAATACCATTAGTATCGGTTAAATTTTCTCTCTCTTACCTCGGTGATGAACTGTACGGCTTATGGGCAACAGTCACATCTTTTTTTGCTATGTTTACTTTTGCGGATCTCGGACTTGGAAACGGACTTCAAACTGAATTAAGCAGAGCAAACGGCGGAGATGACATTTCATACAAAAAAAAACTTGTCTCAAGCACATACTTTGTTTTAACCGCGATTGCAATAGTTTTATTACTGATTTTTCTGCCGCTTTACCCACTCCTAAATTGGGCAAAAATTATGAATGCTGAGTCTGAAAAGGCGGTTGTATTATCAGGTGGATTTGTATTAGCGATAGTGTGTTCAAAAATATTTGAAATACCTATGGGGTTAGTTCAGCGAACACAAAATGCATTGCAGGAAGGCTATAAATCATACATCTGGCAAATATGCAGCAGTCTTCTAAGCCTTATATTGATTATTATCATTTCGAGATTAAATCTCGGAGCTGTTACAATGATTTGGGCGGCATCATTGACGGTTTCTGTTGTCTCTCTGATCAATATGATTGTTTATTTTGGATTTCAAAAGTCGCACATTGCCCCATCATCTAAATATATCGATATAAAAACATCGCGCAGTTTGTTAAAAATAGGAATAGAATTCTTTGTTTTATCTCTTGTCACATCCGTGAGCTTATCTTTTGATAACTTTATTGTATCACAAATAAGCAGTTTGTCAGAGACGACGCCATATTCATTGGCATATAAGTTTGCGCATGTACTTGGAATTGTCTCTATAATGCTCAGTACCCCGATGTGGTCGGCTAACGGAGAAGCTTTAGCACGCGGCGATTATGATTGGGTAAAAAAGAGAACAAAGACAATGGCTTTACTCTCTCTTTTGCTTTCAGTAGTCGGCTCAATAATCATAATTATTTTTGTTAATCCGGTTATGAGTTGGATGGGAAAAGATTTATCAATATCGTATTTTACTCTGAGCGGAATGTGTGTATTACAAGTGTTGATTGCAATTATCAATCCTTATTTTATGGTTCTAAATGCGGGACGAATCATTAAAAAACAAATTTATATGTTTTCAATCTATGCAGTTGTTTCAGTAGCTTTAAAATGGATTTTAGGAAAAACAATAGGGACTTGTATGATTCCTTGGATAGGGGCTATTTGTTATGCCGTCATTGTTATTCCGTACACATTTCTGACAGTACAAAAATTATTTCAAAGGAACAGTGGTGAGACAAAATGATATATATAATTTTATCCATAGCCGTTATTCTCTCCATAGTTGCTCCGAAGAAATTTGTTTTTTTCTACTGCTTTTTTGGATGTGAATTGGATGCATATGGTGTGACAAGCTATTTCAATCAATCATTTCAATATTATGCGGTGATTATGCACCTCCTTTTAATAATATCATTGTTCGTGTCATTTTATCGAAATCGATCTTTCTTAAAAAATAAGTATATTGTCATCTCTTTCGTATATATAGTTGCTATTACTATATCTGTTTTGTTTGGATATCTAATTCACGATTATGATGGAAACATTATTTACCGTGTTATATATGCTTCTACGACTTTTGGGCCGTCAATATTTATTATATGGCTATGCGAATCACATCACTTGAATAAAAGTACGTCTGATTATTCGATATTAGTAATTGCTGAAGTATTGTTAGCGTGTTTTGTAATCTATTTACCAAGTGCTTTTGAAGCAATAAATGGAATTAAATATACTGCTGATGGCTATATTTATTCTCTTGGAAATAGAAGCCCTGCTCAATTATCGAATTTTTACGAGATATTTTTCCAAAAAGGAAGGTTCATGGCAACAGGACAATTTCATAATGCGAATGCACTTGGTTTTTGTTCAGGAATGGGCGTGGTTTTGTCGTTATTGAAACTCTCAGATATATATACTATAGATAATAATCCGTTGAAGATGAATATGCGTAGAAAAGCGTTTTGGATCATGTTTTTACTGCTTTCCGGATTTGTATGGTGCAGTGCCGGTACAAGAGGCATATTACTGACAGTGATAATTGTACTTGGACTAATAATATTCGGCAGCCCTAAGATTTCACAGAAAAAAATTGTAGCTGCTTTATTTATTATGCCACTGGGCGTGATTGCTGTCATATTATTTGGAGATATTGTCTATTCATATTTATTTGGAAATGCTGCTGCTACATCATTTGATAGCCGAGGAGCACTAATAATCAATGGGTTGAAATATTTGTGGGATAATTCTTTGTTTGGAAGTGGTGGTGAAGCAACAGGACTGCGTCTGGTTGGAGTTGACCCACATGTGTTGCCATTAAAAATTGCAACATTGTATGGTGTGTTACCATCAGTAATTTCTATAGTTTTAATTTATATATACCCTATACGAGATTTATTGAAAGTTAATAATTACAAAGTGAGATTGGGGTCATTGGGTCTCTTGTTAGGCGTATGGTTAATGTCTATTACCGATAATATGGCACTAACGGGATTGTTTTGGATTTCGATGGCAGAATCCATATTTTATTTGACAAAGGGTAATGATTATGAAAACAATGATGGAAAAACTATTATATGATCGCGTGAACAAAAAGTTTAAAGCATGGAATCATTATGCCCGAATATATTGTAGTAACACAATATCAGTGTATAGACGCCCATTTCTCGGATGGAAGTTTTCTGGGCTGTTTGGAGATATTGCCGTTTCATATAACATCGAAACAGGTCGGAATAAAATCAGAATATACAAGCATTGGTTTGAAACAAAAATGCACTATACTGTATCTTTAAACGCCGATAACTTTACCGGCTTAATCAAAGACAGCCGAATTTCAGACTGTTTTGTTCTCCCATATATGCGTAATATTGACGGGTACACCTTAATACGAGACACAAGGATTGTCGTTATTACAGACAAGGGACAGATATATCATAACAAACCGGATCGTAGAGCAGAAAACGCTGGGAAATCTAAGCATAAAGACGAAGTAAGGTTTCAAGAAAGTGCAGTCTGGGATCTTCCCGGAAGACTGTATCCGTCAGCTGATAAGGAATGCGCATCCTCAGAATATTATTTTCCACATTTGCCCAAAAAGTCATATGAATATCATCCTGCAATCACATGCGACTCGTCTGTTAATAAATATGGGAGCGTAAATTTCGGCAAATCATTCAAATATATCGAAGATGGTGCGGAGCATGAATTATCGCGCTTCTATATTCCGCTGCGTGATAAAGAACAAAGCAATCCCTTCTTTCACATAGGCGGCACAGAACCGGATTATAAACTGTCATTGATGGGCACATATCGAAGTAATACATCTGTCGGTGTTAGAATATGCATATTTGCTACAGACGATGGTGGACGTAATTGGTTTTGCAAATATGAATTCGGAGACTCAGGTGAATATGAATTTAATCAATCTCACGAAGAAGCAGGTCACAACTGGGGGAATCCGATTATTGCGGATACCGATAATCAGTATGTGGAAAAATCAATTTGTTTCACAAAACGCTCAATTATACCGCCTTCTTCCGACTGTAAAGAACCTGTAGATATTTTTCGGTGGGATGATCGCATCAGTATTCTTAGAATTGACATGAACATTACTGTTTGCATGACATCTGAGCAACCGCATCATTTAAATACCGGTAACATCATTGCTTTACAAAAGAAGACAAGCGGAGAATCATATTATGATTTCTTATGCAATTCGCAAATAACCAGTAAGAGCGCAGGGAATGGTCTTCTGTTCAAGGTAAATGTACTTGATGAATATACATTTGAGTTATTTGAATATACTGGAAACCCATTTAACAATATCTGCTGCCGTCATATACATCAAATAAATAAAATTAAAGATGGCTGGCTGATAAGTACCGGAGAGATATATCCAAACGGATGGTTGTTGTATTTTCAAATGAAAGAATCAGATACATTTACAAAAAAGCCTGCACACAGTAAGTTTCATATATATCGCTTAAATTCATCGGAAAGCTCTGTTCAACGAGTTCTTGGAGCAATTTTATGTGATGATGAAAATCAGACTTTGATATATGCATCAGACCACGATCTTCTTGAAAGAACAGAAATTAATCTGCCTGACGGCAGGAGCATCCGAATATCAAGAAGTTCAATCGGAATATTTAAAGGCAAGCTTCGAGATATTGATGACAGAAATAAATTCCATATTTTCAAAGAAACCGCAGAACCAACATTTTTCTTCAAAAAAATTGACGGTGTATATTATTGGTGCGGTATGCGCGGGCAGTTTTTAGTTTCGGAAAACATGACCGACTGGTACGAATTAAGACTTGATAAACCGATAATACAATACGGCGGAACGTTCAATGGTGTTTCTTTATTGGACGATTATATAGTTGTTTTCAGGAGGTAATAATTAATGGGACTGCTAAAATCACTTAAGCCCTTGTTTAGCAAATTAAAGGCTGCTAAGAACCCTCTTGCTTATGCAAAAAAGATCGGTGTAAACATTCGGGGGAGGGTACAATTTTACGGTAATCCCTGTTCAATGTTTGGTTCAGAACCGTGGTTGATCACGTTAGGAGATAATGTGTATATTACCGATGAGGTTCGATTTATCACACATGACGGCGGGACGCTTCCTCTCAGAAAAGAAGTCCCAGATTTAGAAATCACCAAGCCGATAATCGTCGGAGATGACGTTTATTTCGGTATACGGAGCATGGTATTACCGGGAGTTACGATAGGCAACCGTTGTATCATTGCCGCCGGATCTATTGTAACTAAGGATGTTCCGGATAATTCCGTAGTTGCCGGAATCCCTGCTCGCGTAATAAAAACGACCGATGAATATCTTGAGAAGATCAAACGTGAGTCATTACATCTGGGAAACCTAAAAGGCGAAGAAAAAGCAGAAAAATTAAGAAAAATCTATCATATTGATTTTGAAATATAAAGGCGTTTGATAATAACATGAACATATTAATTTTATCATCCGGATATTTTCCATACGGCGGTGCATACGCTTCAAGACTGTTAAATTTTTGTAGAGCAATCGAGCAAAATAATAGTATTCACGTCATAACATGGTTTGATTCACAAGTGGATGTAGATAATTTAATTTTCGAAATATGCACATACGAACACCTCTGTGACTCACATAATAAAATCGAGAACTACATTTTGCCAAGTAAACTTGTGAAGAAAGCTTTGGATTACATAAACCAGAACAAAGTTGATTTGGTAATATCAAGTCGTATGCCTATTAGCTTTGGCTCATTGCTTAATCTTTGTAAAAAAAAGCGAATACCCCTGGTAATTGAGCAGTGCGAATGGATAGATCCATCAAATTTCAAGTTCAACAGATTTCATCCGATGTATTTCTTAGGCGAGAATAATATGAAACGTCGATATAAAAAGGCAAACGGGATTATCGCCATCAGCAGATTGCTCGAAAATCATTTTTCGTCTCAGGGTATCAGCACAATACGGATTCCGACAATACTTGATGTTTTAGACACCGAATACAGCACCAAAACAATTAATCAACCGACTGTGATTTCATATTGCGGTTCGCCCGGAACGTCAAAGGAGAATTTGAAAAACATCATTGAAACGTTGACAGTCGTAAACTGCGAGTCAGTAAGAATTAAACTAAACATATATGGTCCGGACAGAAATGCAGTGATGAAAAATACCGGATACGACAATGAACATTTATTACAGATAAAAGACTATGTCAACATTTACGGCAGTATTCCACAACCACGAATTGCCG encodes:
- a CDS encoding MATE family efflux transporter, which gives rise to MSKLKHIVDIVVNGSKGLDGQKAREAERERRIILTAFTGAVAKAIATAIPLVSVKFSLSYLGDELYGLWATVTSFFAMFTFADLGLGNGLQTELSRANGGDDISYKKKLVSSTYFVLTAIAIVLLLIFLPLYPLLNWAKIMNAESEKAVVLSGGFVLAIVCSKIFEIPMGLVQRTQNALQEGYKSYIWQICSSLLSLILIIIISRLNLGAVTMIWAASLTVSVVSLINMIVYFGFQKSHIAPSSKYIDIKTSRSLLKIGIEFFVLSLVTSVSLSFDNFIVSQISSLSETTPYSLAYKFAHVLGIVSIMLSTPMWSANGEALARGDYDWVKKRTKTMALLSLLLSVVGSIIIIIFVNPVMSWMGKDLSISYFTLSGMCVLQVLIAIINPYFMVLNAGRIIKKQIYMFSIYAVVSVALKWILGKTIGTCMIPWIGAICYAVIVIPYTFLTVQKLFQRNSGETK
- a CDS encoding glycosyltransferase family 4 protein encodes the protein PCGGPRELISDKKNGVLFPVKDQYALETAITGIIADSKYADSLGKQAANILDIADPTTVYNIWDDYLSKV
- a CDS encoding acyltransferase yields the protein MGLLKSLKPLFSKLKAAKNPLAYAKKIGVNIRGRVQFYGNPCSMFGSEPWLITLGDNVYITDEVRFITHDGGTLPLRKEVPDLEITKPIIVGDDVYFGIRSMVLPGVTIGNRCIIAAGSIVTKDVPDNSVVAGIPARVIKTTDEYLEKIKRESLHLGNLKGEEKAEKLRKIYHIDFEI
- a CDS encoding glycosyltransferase; this encodes MNILILSSGYFPYGGAYASRLLNFCRAIEQNNSIHVITWFDSQVDVDNLIFEICTYEHLCDSHNKIENYILPSKLVKKALDYINQNKVDLVISSRMPISFGSLLNLCKKKRIPLVIEQCEWIDPSNFKFNRFHPMYFLGENNMKRRYKKANGIIAISRLLENHFSSQGISTIRIPTILDVLDTEYSTKTINQPTVISYCGSPGTSKENLKNIIETLTVVNCESVRIKLNIYGPDRNAVMKNTGYDNEHLLQIKDYVNIYGSIPQPRIAGVIKASDYTFFARPDRQSSNAGFPTKFAESMACGTPVITNLTGDIELYLKDGINGHVLDSITPESINKVLCRIINESPEDRQKLRKCARETAEISFDYRIYSSIIEKFLQSIIQETEQ